From one Neorhizobium galegae genomic stretch:
- a CDS encoding malonyl-CoA decarboxylase encodes MSSRDPVFGWWDAPPFIGELIQSLSGRGRALFGLSSPPVQNRDLTGLAEMILSRRGEVSGAILAEAFLEAYRQASAPDRDIFMRALLDRFGPDRTALDAAAAAYSADPSAENIARLHEAAEPRRQELFRRINFAKRGTATLVEMREHLMDMLSKEPALQPVDLDFCHLFSSWFNRGFLMLRSIDWTTPANILEALIRYEAVHDIDGWDDLRRRLAPADRRCFGFFHPQLEDEPLIFVEVALTDHLPASVDALLARDRQPLDVQQATTAVFYSISNCQRGLAGISLGNFLIKQVVNDLKRDLPRLENFVTLSPIPGFGAWLRGESRATDSEEISQEKQRLIARLEGDWASAGEHELDQIQRAMLPLGAHYLLNVRRGNGRPVDPVARFHLGNGAQAERLNFLGDRSPKGMRQSYGLMVNYRYRLGEIEKNHEAYAENGHIAATPALRKLAQPVSQEVF; translated from the coding sequence CGGGCCTTGTTCGGCCTGTCATCACCGCCGGTGCAGAACCGCGATCTCACCGGCCTTGCCGAGATGATCCTGTCGCGCCGCGGCGAAGTCTCCGGCGCCATTCTTGCCGAAGCGTTCCTCGAAGCCTATCGCCAGGCAAGCGCCCCGGACCGTGACATCTTCATGCGCGCGCTGCTGGATCGTTTCGGCCCCGACCGCACGGCCCTGGATGCCGCGGCCGCCGCCTATAGTGCCGACCCCAGCGCGGAGAATATTGCAAGGCTGCACGAGGCGGCCGAGCCGCGCCGGCAGGAGCTTTTCCGGCGCATCAATTTCGCCAAGCGCGGCACCGCGACGCTGGTCGAGATGCGCGAACATCTGATGGACATGCTGTCCAAGGAACCGGCGTTGCAGCCGGTCGACCTCGACTTCTGCCATCTCTTCTCCTCATGGTTCAACCGGGGCTTCCTGATGTTGCGATCGATCGACTGGACCACGCCCGCCAATATCCTGGAGGCGCTGATCCGCTATGAAGCCGTGCATGATATCGACGGCTGGGACGATCTGCGCCGGCGATTGGCGCCGGCCGACCGCCGTTGCTTCGGCTTCTTTCACCCGCAATTGGAAGACGAGCCGCTGATCTTCGTCGAGGTGGCGCTGACCGACCATCTGCCCGCCTCGGTCGACGCGCTCCTCGCCCGCGACCGTCAGCCGCTGGACGTGCAGCAGGCGACGACGGCGGTGTTTTATTCGATTTCCAACTGCCAGCGCGGCCTGGCCGGCATTTCGCTCGGCAACTTCCTCATCAAACAGGTGGTGAACGATCTGAAGCGCGACCTTCCGCGGCTCGAGAATTTCGTGACACTATCCCCCATCCCGGGCTTCGGTGCCTGGCTGCGCGGCGAAAGCCGCGCGACCGACAGCGAAGAAATCAGCCAAGAAAAGCAGCGGCTTATCGCCAGGCTTGAAGGTGATTGGGCATCTGCCGGCGAGCACGAACTCGACCAGATCCAGCGCGCCATGCTGCCGCTCGGGGCGCATTACCTGTTGAACGTCCGGCGAGGCAATGGCCGCCCGGTCGATCCGGTGGCGCGGTTCCATCTTGGCAACGGCGCGCAGGCCGAACGGCTCAATTTCCTCGGCGACCGATCGCCGAAGGGCATGCGCCAGTCATACGGCCTGATGGTCAACTATCGCTACCGGCTCGGCGAAATTGAGAAGAACCACGAGGCTTACGCCGAAAACGGCCATATCGCAGCCACGCCGGCGCTGCGCAAACTGGCCCAACCGGTTTCCCAGGAGGTGTTTTAA